A window from Streptomyces sp. NBC_00335 encodes these proteins:
- a CDS encoding DUF11 domain-containing protein, producing the protein MRRVVRSRAGLPYRRRRTVAALSAVAACGFLSTAPSAASAPPDPGTTASESPGPSASALPAAPAAGTGQPSSGTEPRGDTGRVEEPGADSGAASQQLREGADLAVSGTLRPTETADRESAASAARETFDYVVTVTNRGPSTARQVRVTDRLPLALEFVSSRDGCTASGRTAVCGPLATLAVGASHAWVITVRLAPGYRGDGTDIVNEAVVDSATSDPDSRNNTSTLTGLEIPPSARTADLSLRKTAVLPRGREHVRPGEKFTYLITVRNEGPATARQLQVTDLLPSSLVLLSSPDDCAVAKSGERRVVCPPLDRLAAGETTEYRITVRAVTGDRAAQPPPDKCTPIENLARVTSASFDPDLSDNANRPGTTGPGGGRLCLVSDGHGEQHHGHGGHDGRGDGGDGRGDGGDGRGDGGDGHHGRDDHHDGREQHGGRGDLAHSGATVPAWLLWTSTALVAAGAALRTAFRVRRP; encoded by the coding sequence GCTCTCCGCGGTGGCCGCGTGCGGCTTCCTTTCCACGGCGCCTTCCGCCGCATCGGCCCCGCCGGACCCCGGTACCACCGCCTCCGAGTCCCCCGGGCCCTCCGCGTCCGCCCTACCGGCCGCGCCCGCCGCCGGTACGGGACAGCCGTCCTCGGGAACGGAACCCCGCGGCGACACGGGACGAGTGGAGGAGCCCGGGGCGGACAGCGGGGCCGCCTCGCAGCAGCTCCGGGAGGGCGCGGATCTGGCGGTGTCGGGTACCCTGCGGCCGACCGAGACCGCCGACCGGGAGAGCGCCGCTTCGGCGGCGCGGGAAACCTTCGACTACGTCGTGACGGTGACCAACCGGGGACCGTCCACCGCCCGGCAGGTGCGCGTCACCGACCGGTTGCCGCTCGCCCTGGAATTCGTCTCGTCCCGCGACGGCTGCACCGCGAGCGGCCGGACCGCGGTGTGCGGGCCGTTGGCCACGCTGGCGGTGGGCGCCTCGCACGCCTGGGTGATCACCGTGCGGCTCGCTCCCGGCTACCGCGGAGACGGTACGGACATCGTCAACGAAGCGGTCGTCGACTCGGCCACGTCGGACCCGGACTCCCGGAACAACACCTCCACCCTGACCGGCCTGGAGATCCCGCCCAGTGCGCGAACGGCCGACCTGTCGCTCCGCAAGACGGCGGTGCTCCCGAGGGGACGGGAGCACGTCAGGCCGGGCGAGAAGTTCACGTACCTGATCACGGTGCGCAACGAGGGCCCGGCGACGGCGCGGCAGCTCCAGGTCACCGACCTCCTGCCGTCCTCGCTGGTCCTGCTCTCCTCACCCGACGACTGCGCGGTCGCGAAGAGCGGGGAGCGGCGGGTGGTCTGTCCGCCGCTGGACCGTCTGGCGGCCGGGGAGACGACGGAGTACCGGATCACGGTACGGGCCGTCACCGGGGACCGGGCCGCCCAGCCGCCGCCCGACAAGTGCACGCCCATCGAGAACCTCGCCCGCGTCACCTCGGCGAGCTTCGACCCCGACCTCTCGGACAACGCCAACCGGCCGGGGACCACCGGGCCGGGCGGCGGCCGGCTGTGTCTGGTGTCCGACGGGCACGGGGAGCAGCACCACGGGCACGGCGGGCACGACGGTCGCGGGGACGGCGGAGACGGTCGCGGGGACGGCGGAGACGGTCGCGGGGACGGCGGGGACGGCCACCACGGCCGCGACGACCACCACGACGGCCGGGAGCAGCACGGCGGCCGCGGCGACCTGGCCCACTCCGGGGCCACGGTCCCGGCCTGGCTGCTGTGGACCTCCACCGCGCTGGTGGCCGCGGGAGCGGCGCTGCGGACGGCCTTCCGGGTGCGGCGCCCGTGA
- a CDS encoding lectin-like domain-containing protein, which produces MTMPRSARWRRAAAALLCTTALVLPAALAPPVTAAPAAGADPAGGPRPRALAFPVNETFDSSTNLGSTSGNASYPEGGGWLRLTSASSTQAGTWKLKDSFPSSLGILAEFSYATYGGTAFEGKRGDGLSFYLADGAAADGVGSSGGALGYACSGSADSCATSGVPGAYLGIGLDEFGNFSSNTVGNGGPGGQPNKIVVRGGGSGRTGYRFATSADGPGKTVETGSRAKERTVRVSLLPSGTKMLLSVWSDSGPGTTMTQLITDFDVTGITGQPKLPATLKVGFSGSTGGATNVHEIDGLRINVPADLTIAKTGSPATVPAGGGPVTYTLAVSNSQANEVAGAAVRDTVPGLTGVTWTCRPGTGGTCGQASGSGNALNTTADFQRGGSVTYTVTGTAPAQPVTLSNTATVTAPADRTDTNPADNSSTAPATVVTARADVAAEKEGVGPGPVVPGQEFAYRITARNLGPSHTSAVQVSDTLPGPLRFVSSADACTASGQQLSCPVREQLSAGTSASWTVRVRLDPAYQGDGSDLGNVASVRHALPDPQPANDTSAAAAPPGGVAAARADLSLVKAVETRSPVAPGETYTYTVTVRNGGPSVARKVTVADPLPTALAFVASAGGCTAIGRDVTCAAAATLDPGGVRSWTFTVRLDPAYTGDGTGLLNTATARADTADPNLLDNSGSAGVPGGRVRPPSADIELAKRATAG; this is translated from the coding sequence ATGACGATGCCCCGGAGTGCCCGGTGGCGCAGGGCCGCCGCGGCCTTGCTGTGCACGACGGCGCTGGTCCTGCCCGCAGCCCTCGCCCCACCCGTGACGGCGGCCCCGGCCGCCGGGGCCGACCCGGCCGGCGGCCCCCGGCCGCGGGCGCTCGCCTTCCCCGTCAACGAGACCTTCGACAGCTCCACCAACCTGGGCAGCACCAGCGGCAACGCGAGCTATCCGGAGGGCGGCGGCTGGCTGCGGCTGACGTCCGCGAGCTCCACCCAGGCCGGCACCTGGAAGCTGAAGGACTCCTTCCCCTCCAGCCTCGGCATCCTCGCCGAGTTCAGCTACGCCACCTACGGGGGAACGGCCTTCGAGGGCAAGCGCGGTGACGGGCTGTCGTTCTACCTGGCCGACGGCGCGGCGGCCGACGGGGTCGGCTCTTCCGGCGGAGCCCTCGGCTACGCCTGCTCGGGCAGCGCGGACTCCTGTGCCACCTCGGGCGTACCGGGCGCGTACCTCGGCATCGGGCTGGACGAGTTCGGCAACTTCTCCTCGAACACCGTCGGCAACGGCGGCCCGGGCGGCCAGCCCAACAAGATCGTGGTGCGCGGCGGAGGCAGCGGAAGGACGGGGTACCGCTTCGCCACGTCCGCCGACGGGCCGGGCAAGACCGTGGAGACCGGCAGCCGCGCCAAGGAGCGCACGGTACGCGTGTCCCTGCTGCCCAGCGGTACGAAGATGCTGCTGTCGGTGTGGTCCGACAGCGGCCCCGGCACGACCATGACCCAGCTGATCACCGACTTCGACGTCACGGGCATCACCGGCCAGCCGAAGCTTCCGGCCACCCTCAAGGTGGGATTCTCCGGGAGCACCGGTGGCGCGACGAACGTGCACGAGATCGACGGCCTCAGGATCAACGTGCCGGCCGACCTGACCATCGCGAAGACGGGCTCCCCCGCGACCGTGCCCGCGGGCGGCGGACCGGTGACCTACACCCTGGCCGTCTCCAACAGCCAGGCCAACGAGGTCGCCGGCGCCGCCGTACGCGACACCGTGCCCGGACTGACCGGCGTGACCTGGACCTGCCGCCCCGGCACCGGCGGGACCTGCGGGCAGGCCTCCGGCAGCGGGAACGCCCTGAACACCACGGCCGACTTCCAGCGGGGCGGCTCCGTCACCTACACGGTCACCGGCACGGCCCCGGCCCAGCCGGTCACCCTGTCCAACACCGCCACCGTGACCGCCCCGGCGGACCGTACGGACACCAATCCGGCGGACAACAGCTCCACCGCCCCCGCCACGGTGGTGACGGCCCGCGCCGACGTGGCCGCGGAGAAGGAGGGGGTCGGCCCCGGACCGGTGGTCCCGGGGCAGGAGTTCGCGTACCGGATCACCGCACGGAACCTGGGGCCCTCCCACACGAGCGCGGTCCAGGTCTCCGACACCCTTCCCGGGCCGCTGAGGTTCGTCTCCTCCGCCGACGCGTGCACGGCCTCGGGGCAGCAGCTGTCCTGCCCGGTCCGCGAGCAGCTGAGTGCCGGTACGAGCGCCTCGTGGACCGTACGCGTCCGGCTGGACCCGGCCTATCAGGGGGACGGCTCGGACCTCGGCAACGTCGCGTCCGTCCGGCACGCCCTCCCCGATCCGCAGCCCGCGAACGACACCAGCGCGGCCGCCGCCCCGCCGGGCGGAGTGGCGGCCGCCCGGGCCGACCTCTCGCTGGTGAAGGCCGTCGAGACCCGCTCCCCCGTGGCGCCCGGGGAGACCTACACGTACACGGTGACCGTGCGCAACGGCGGCCCGTCCGTGGCCCGGAAGGTCACGGTCGCCGATCCGCTGCCGACGGCGCTCGCGTTCGTCGCGTCGGCCGGCGGCTGCACCGCCATCGGCCGGGACGTCACCTGCGCCGCGGCGGCGACGCTGGACCCGGGCGGGGTCCGTTCGTGGACCTTCACCGTGCGCCTCGACCCGGCGTACACCGGTGACGGGACGGGCCTGCTGAACACCGCGACCGCCCGCGCGGACACCGCCGATCCGAACCTCCTCGACAACAGCGGCTCCGCCGGTGTGCCCGGCGGGCGCGTCCGCCCGCCGAGCGCCGACATCGAGCTCGCCAAGCGCGCGACGGCGGGCTGA
- a CDS encoding DUF11 domain-containing protein, protein MTTTPGRRPAVWALAPLLCAAALWAGPVPGAAALPGGGPRIEVTAQRAKAPGDLITYTLTARNKGPSVARKVTATDKLPAGISFVGSSDGCTAIAQTVTCGPEPQLAAGETKSWSFQARLSPSYQGDGSDLGNSATGSSEATDPDPANNKPDPVLPPGPFDPVSDLATVKTPLGAGPTVPGQEYEYEVRTTNKGPSDARNVAVTDTLPVGLAFVSSADPCTVSGRTVTCGPLARLVPGGEVVWTFKVKLDAAYSGDGSDLRNTATSASASKDPEPADNTSQAVLPPGGVTAPQADVWTTKRTADSTPVAPGQTFDYVVSATNDGPSRALGTTVTDKLPAQLAFVSSPDGCSVTDGTVNCGPVAVLEPSASRTWRFTVRLDSGYTGNGSDIRNTATAGSRTKDPKPENNTSSPAGLPGSTVNKPTADLEVVKEAVGTKPPVPGETFDYRIRVTNNGPSADAFNVKLTDALPEGLSYVTSSPAGCTVAGHLVSCRRTGPLRVGDTVEYLLTVKVDPAYAGDGSDLKNTAQVTADNIDPASENDKSSATVPGGHVTAPAADLAITKKPVQTSPVAPGETFDYALTVTNNGSSQAQQITVSDTLPTALSFVSGDATCTSGRTVTCGPLPRLAPGASMTWVIKVKLDPEYTGNGSDIRNTATVDSLTGDPKPANNTSAAAGPPGGTVKDPTADLEVGKTTP, encoded by the coding sequence ATGACGACGACACCAGGCCGGCGGCCGGCGGTGTGGGCCCTGGCTCCGCTGCTCTGCGCCGCGGCCCTGTGGGCCGGACCGGTCCCCGGGGCCGCCGCCCTGCCCGGCGGAGGGCCCAGGATCGAGGTGACGGCACAGCGGGCCAAAGCTCCCGGTGACCTGATCACCTACACGCTGACCGCGAGGAACAAGGGCCCGTCGGTGGCCCGGAAGGTCACCGCGACGGACAAGCTCCCGGCCGGGATCTCCTTCGTGGGCTCCTCCGACGGCTGCACCGCCATCGCTCAGACCGTCACGTGCGGGCCCGAACCGCAGCTCGCCGCCGGGGAGACCAAGAGCTGGAGCTTCCAGGCCCGGCTGAGCCCCTCGTACCAGGGCGACGGTTCCGACCTCGGCAACAGCGCCACGGGCAGCTCCGAGGCCACCGATCCGGACCCCGCCAACAACAAGCCGGATCCGGTGCTGCCTCCGGGGCCGTTCGATCCCGTGTCGGACCTGGCCACCGTCAAGACCCCGCTGGGCGCGGGGCCGACGGTCCCGGGCCAGGAGTACGAGTACGAGGTCCGTACGACCAACAAGGGCCCCTCGGACGCGCGCAACGTCGCGGTGACCGACACCCTGCCCGTCGGTTTGGCCTTCGTCTCCTCCGCCGACCCGTGCACGGTGTCCGGACGGACCGTCACCTGCGGTCCGCTGGCCCGGCTCGTCCCCGGCGGCGAGGTGGTGTGGACCTTCAAGGTGAAGCTGGACGCCGCCTACTCCGGTGACGGCAGCGACCTGCGCAACACGGCGACCTCGGCCTCCGCGTCCAAGGATCCGGAGCCCGCCGACAACACCTCGCAGGCCGTGCTGCCGCCGGGCGGGGTCACCGCCCCGCAGGCCGACGTGTGGACGACCAAGCGGACGGCCGACAGCACTCCCGTCGCCCCCGGACAGACCTTCGACTATGTGGTGAGCGCGACCAACGACGGCCCGTCCCGGGCCCTCGGCACCACCGTCACCGACAAGCTGCCCGCGCAGCTCGCCTTCGTCTCCTCCCCCGACGGCTGCTCGGTCACGGACGGCACGGTCAACTGCGGCCCGGTGGCCGTACTGGAGCCCTCGGCGTCCCGGACCTGGCGGTTCACCGTCCGGCTGGACAGCGGCTACACCGGCAACGGATCCGACATCCGCAACACGGCGACCGCCGGCTCACGGACCAAGGACCCCAAGCCGGAGAACAACACGAGCAGCCCGGCCGGCCTGCCCGGCAGCACCGTCAACAAGCCGACCGCGGACCTGGAAGTGGTCAAGGAAGCCGTCGGTACGAAGCCTCCGGTGCCGGGCGAGACCTTCGACTACCGGATCCGGGTCACCAACAACGGCCCGTCGGCCGACGCCTTCAACGTCAAACTCACCGACGCCCTCCCCGAGGGCCTCTCGTACGTGACCTCCTCCCCGGCCGGATGCACCGTCGCCGGACACCTGGTCTCGTGCAGGCGCACCGGCCCGCTCAGGGTCGGTGACACGGTCGAGTACCTGCTCACCGTCAAGGTGGATCCCGCCTACGCCGGAGACGGCAGCGACCTGAAGAACACCGCACAGGTGACGGCCGACAACATCGACCCGGCGAGCGAGAACGACAAGAGCAGCGCGACCGTGCCCGGCGGGCACGTCACCGCGCCGGCCGCGGACCTCGCCATCACCAAGAAGCCCGTCCAGACCAGCCCCGTGGCCCCGGGCGAGACCTTCGACTACGCCCTGACCGTCACCAACAACGGCTCCTCCCAGGCCCAGCAGATCACGGTCTCCGACACACTGCCGACCGCGCTGAGCTTCGTCTCGGGCGATGCCACGTGCACCTCCGGACGGACCGTCACCTGCGGCCCGCTGCCGCGGCTGGCGCCCGGAGCATCGATGACCTGGGTGATCAAGGTGAAGCTGGACCCGGAGTACACGGGGAACGGCTCCGACATCCGCAACACCGCCACCGTCGACTCCCTGACGGGCGATCCCAAGCCCGCGAACAACACGAGCGCGGCCGCCGGCCCGCCCGGCGGCACGGTCAAGGACCCGACGGCCGACCTGGAGGTCGGCAAGACGACCCCCTGA
- a CDS encoding DUF7144 family membrane protein, whose protein sequence is MAQATPPSRAPHSRYTADENPWAASGTVFAGVLMLVEGVLGILKGIVGIANDDVYAKVGDYTFKFDTTAWGWIHLLLGIVLVVVGAGILKGAAWARVTGVVIVALDIILNFLWLPYTPLWALISIAIGVFIIWALCTDSARNRSTAA, encoded by the coding sequence GTGGCACAGGCAACGCCCCCCAGCAGGGCCCCCCACAGCAGGTACACCGCCGACGAGAACCCGTGGGCGGCGAGCGGCACCGTGTTCGCCGGTGTGCTGATGCTCGTGGAAGGCGTCCTCGGCATCCTGAAGGGAATCGTCGGCATCGCGAACGACGACGTCTACGCGAAGGTGGGCGACTACACCTTCAAGTTCGACACCACGGCGTGGGGCTGGATCCACCTGCTCCTGGGCATCGTGCTCGTGGTCGTCGGTGCCGGCATCCTCAAGGGCGCTGCCTGGGCCAGGGTCACGGGCGTGGTGATCGTGGCGCTGGACATCATCCTCAACTTCCTGTGGCTGCCCTACACGCCGCTCTGGGCCCTCATCTCGATCGCCATCGGCGTCTTCATCATCTGGGCGCTGTGCACGGATTCGGCCAGGAACCGCTCCACCGCCGCCTGA
- a CDS encoding CPCC family cysteine-rich protein — MTVTTAASPCIVCGSLTVQVRGHHEICPVCGWQDDGGDYRDPDEYVGGPNHVTLRGARQNYAEFGASERRRTGRVRPPLPEEVAPAEAAGPAPEPSWLEFVDNPEVIRAVYGERAVPGLDGVTVREVRWHEEGSSVLIRFDLPAYPDAPPREWREGRFDTAQVELRLLDAVVALEAGRAGGHVGSITVGKGDEVPLHVRLDAKWIRARVKARRAVVQGLTGYLRGEAREE; from the coding sequence GTGACAGTGACGACAGCCGCATCACCCTGCATCGTCTGCGGGAGCCTGACGGTGCAGGTGAGGGGCCATCACGAGATCTGCCCCGTCTGCGGATGGCAGGACGACGGTGGGGACTACCGGGATCCCGACGAGTACGTGGGTGGCCCCAACCACGTCACGCTCCGAGGGGCCCGGCAGAACTACGCGGAGTTCGGAGCGAGCGAGCGGCGGCGCACCGGCCGCGTACGGCCGCCCCTGCCCGAGGAGGTCGCTCCCGCGGAGGCGGCGGGTCCCGCGCCGGAACCGAGCTGGCTGGAGTTCGTGGACAACCCCGAGGTCATCCGGGCGGTCTACGGGGAGCGGGCGGTGCCCGGACTCGACGGCGTCACGGTGCGCGAAGTCCGCTGGCACGAGGAGGGGTCGTCGGTCCTCATCCGCTTCGACCTGCCGGCTTATCCGGATGCCCCGCCCCGGGAATGGCGCGAGGGCCGCTTCGACACGGCCCAGGTGGAACTCCGCCTCCTGGACGCGGTGGTCGCACTCGAAGCCGGCCGGGCCGGCGGTCACGTCGGCAGCATCACCGTGGGCAAGGGGGACGAAGTGCCCCTCCACGTGAGGCTGGACGCGAAGTGGATCCGCGCCAGAGTGAAGGCCCGGCGGGCCGTCGTCCAAGGGCTGACCGGGTACCTGCGGGGCGAGGCTCGCGAGGAGTAG
- a CDS encoding CASTOR/POLLUX-related putative ion channel, whose amino-acid sequence MAQQHTTSLRLRLRYRFDHLLSGGTTALIGWLALACLAVVVPASAVLVWSDRAAPDTLSGRLTAVWVSVGQTLKIGGAVGSPLYVLASVSLALVALLFVSTLVSLITTGINRRIMLLRRGHSTVLETRHTVVLGWSDQVFPVIGELVAANANQRRSAIAVLAPQDKVWMEEEISARVGDSGRTRIICRNGSTTDPAELRRVSPRTARAVLVLPPTGDTGDAHVVKTLLALDAAVHGSAEAEGTEREGGGEGAVVVAAVRDSRNHLTARLAAGPTGHVLCVDDIVARLLVSTARQPGLSLVYAELLDFDGDEFYPVAPGDLVGRMFGEALLSFDTSSAVGLLHGGGNVTLNPDPGTVIGPADRIIVISRDDDTAVRAEVAAHVEEAAIVTAAPATARAERLLLLGWNRRAPLVIEQLDQYVAPGTTLDVVALGVHAATGGGARGVTAVRSRLEVSFHDGDVTDPITLAKLDVPSYDGVIVIGETEPEAADAPMAPLAPVTDPQARADDRTLVTLLHLRAIGDTAQRDIVLTTEMSDDGNRLLAPAQDGADFIVSGRLISLLMTQISESPYLAAVFEELFDAEGHEFHLKPATDYVRAGHEVSFATAVEAARRRGECAVGYRLRARSSTGPDYGVRINPDKRRRVRFGEDDWLIVLAES is encoded by the coding sequence GTGGCGCAGCAGCACACGACGTCACTCCGGCTCCGGCTCCGGTACCGCTTCGACCATCTGCTCTCGGGCGGCACGACCGCGCTCATCGGCTGGCTCGCCCTGGCCTGCCTCGCCGTCGTCGTTCCGGCCAGCGCGGTCCTCGTCTGGTCCGACCGGGCCGCCCCGGACACGCTCTCGGGCCGGCTCACCGCCGTGTGGGTCAGCGTCGGCCAGACCCTGAAGATCGGGGGTGCGGTCGGCTCCCCGCTGTACGTGCTGGCCTCGGTCTCCCTCGCGCTCGTGGCGCTGCTGTTCGTGTCGACCCTGGTCAGTCTGATCACCACGGGCATCAACCGGCGCATCATGTTGCTGCGCCGAGGTCACTCCACGGTGTTGGAGACCCGGCACACCGTCGTACTGGGCTGGTCGGACCAGGTGTTCCCGGTGATCGGGGAACTGGTGGCCGCCAACGCCAACCAGCGCCGCTCCGCGATCGCCGTGCTCGCCCCTCAGGACAAGGTGTGGATGGAGGAGGAGATCTCCGCGCGCGTCGGCGACAGCGGCAGGACGCGGATCATCTGCCGCAACGGGAGCACCACCGACCCGGCCGAGCTGCGCCGGGTGAGCCCGCGCACGGCGAGGGCGGTGCTGGTGCTCCCTCCCACCGGGGACACCGGTGACGCCCACGTGGTGAAGACCCTCCTGGCCCTCGACGCGGCCGTCCACGGCTCCGCGGAGGCGGAGGGAACGGAAAGGGAGGGGGGAGGGGAAGGGGCGGTGGTGGTCGCCGCCGTCCGCGACTCCCGCAACCACCTGACCGCCAGGCTGGCCGCCGGGCCCACGGGACACGTCCTGTGCGTGGACGACATCGTCGCCCGGCTCCTCGTCTCGACGGCCCGGCAGCCCGGTCTCTCGCTGGTCTACGCGGAGTTACTGGACTTCGACGGCGACGAGTTCTATCCGGTGGCACCCGGGGACCTCGTGGGACGTATGTTCGGCGAGGCGCTGCTGTCCTTCGACACGTCCTCGGCGGTCGGCCTGCTGCACGGCGGCGGGAACGTCACCCTCAATCCGGACCCGGGGACGGTGATCGGCCCGGCCGACCGGATCATCGTCATCTCCCGGGACGACGACACGGCCGTACGGGCGGAGGTGGCCGCCCACGTCGAGGAAGCCGCGATCGTGACGGCCGCACCCGCGACCGCCCGGGCCGAACGCCTCCTCCTGCTCGGCTGGAACCGCCGCGCCCCGCTCGTCATCGAGCAGCTCGACCAGTACGTCGCCCCGGGAACCACCCTGGACGTCGTGGCGCTCGGCGTGCACGCGGCCACGGGCGGCGGCGCCCGAGGCGTCACGGCCGTGCGCTCCCGCCTCGAAGTCTCCTTCCACGACGGTGACGTCACCGACCCGATCACCCTGGCCAAGCTGGACGTGCCCTCGTACGACGGCGTGATCGTGATCGGTGAGACGGAGCCCGAGGCCGCGGACGCGCCCATGGCCCCCCTCGCTCCGGTGACGGATCCGCAGGCGCGGGCGGACGACCGGACGCTGGTCACCCTGCTGCACCTGCGGGCCATCGGGGACACCGCGCAGCGGGACATCGTACTCACCACCGAGATGTCCGACGACGGGAACCGGCTCCTCGCACCGGCGCAGGACGGCGCCGACTTCATCGTGAGCGGCAGGCTGATCAGCCTGCTGATGACCCAGATCTCCGAGAGCCCCTACCTCGCCGCGGTCTTCGAGGAGCTCTTCGACGCGGAGGGCCACGAGTTCCACCTCAAGCCGGCCACGGACTACGTACGGGCCGGTCATGAGGTCTCGTTCGCCACCGCCGTCGAGGCTGCGCGGCGGCGCGGGGAGTGCGCGGTGGGCTACCGGCTGCGGGCGCGGAGCAGCACGGGGCCTGACTACGGGGTGCGGATCAATCCCGACAAGCGCCGGCGCGTCCGCTTCGGCGAGGACGACTGGCTGATCGTGCTCGCCGAGAGCTGA
- a CDS encoding flavin monoamine oxidase family protein, with amino-acid sequence MDPDANSQTPDASGASGEPAVAASHRPSRRTVIAGAAAVAAAGGLTVAVTSAETSQAVPGVAVADWDTCLTIARAILVRDDQDQPLVPRYADILLNNGLPRSRRPGKKVLIVGAGPAGLTAAHLLREAGHKVTVIEANANRVGGRIKTFRTGGHEKAAQPFADPKQYAEAGAMRIPDSHPLVTGLMDDLGLKRRRFHLVDVDASGRPAYRTWIHINGIRVRRADYARAPQALNRSFGVPQAYESVPASQIVRDAFAPVRGEIEGKKDKELVEGWARVIQRYGHMSMYRFLTEEAKLDERTIDLIGTVENLTSRLHLAFVHSFIGASLISPDTAFYELPGGTATLADAMYARVKDLVRLDRRATRITHGEGKVTVETVSEGRGGSPVRRETFTADTAIITVPFSGLRHIPVTPALSYGKRRAVTELHYDAATKVLLEFSRRWWEFDEADWKRELETVQPGLYRKYQTGQSPANGSLLGAHSSVPEGHVSEGQRSHYAASRVVTRDQPEAARVIGGGSVTDNPNRFMFQPSYPVEGSAGGVVLASYSWSDDALKWDSLDDEERYPRALAGVQEVFGQRVEVFYTGVGRTQSWMRDPYAYGEASVLLPGQHTELFPHVRKAEGNLHFAGCHTSIKPAWIEGALESAVRTALEVHTA; translated from the coding sequence ATGGATCCCGATGCCAACTCCCAAACCCCTGATGCTTCCGGAGCCTCCGGCGAGCCCGCAGTGGCGGCCTCCCACCGGCCCTCCCGCCGTACCGTCATCGCCGGCGCGGCCGCCGTCGCGGCGGCCGGCGGGCTGACGGTGGCCGTCACCTCCGCCGAGACCTCGCAGGCCGTCCCCGGGGTCGCGGTCGCCGACTGGGACACCTGCCTGACGATCGCCCGGGCCATCCTCGTACGGGACGACCAGGACCAGCCGCTCGTACCGCGCTACGCCGACATCCTGCTGAACAACGGCCTGCCCCGCTCGCGCCGCCCCGGCAAGAAGGTGCTGATCGTCGGCGCCGGGCCGGCCGGCCTCACCGCCGCGCACCTCCTGCGCGAGGCCGGACACAAGGTCACCGTCATCGAGGCCAACGCCAACCGGGTGGGCGGCCGGATCAAGACCTTCCGCACCGGCGGCCACGAGAAGGCGGCCCAGCCCTTCGCCGACCCCAAGCAGTACGCCGAGGCCGGCGCGATGCGCATCCCGGACAGCCATCCGCTGGTGACCGGACTGATGGACGATCTCGGCCTCAAGCGCAGGCGCTTCCACCTGGTCGACGTCGACGCGTCCGGCCGTCCCGCCTACCGGACGTGGATCCACATCAACGGCATCCGCGTCCGCCGCGCCGACTACGCGCGCGCCCCGCAGGCGCTCAATCGTTCCTTCGGAGTGCCGCAGGCGTACGAGTCCGTGCCCGCCTCGCAGATCGTCCGCGACGCCTTCGCCCCCGTACGGGGGGAGATCGAGGGCAAGAAGGACAAGGAACTCGTCGAGGGCTGGGCGCGCGTCATCCAGCGCTACGGACACATGTCGATGTACCGCTTCCTGACGGAGGAGGCCAAGCTCGACGAGCGGACCATCGACCTGATCGGCACGGTCGAGAACCTCACCTCCCGCCTGCACCTCGCCTTCGTGCACAGCTTCATCGGCGCCTCGCTGATCAGCCCCGACACCGCCTTCTACGAACTGCCCGGCGGCACCGCCACCCTGGCCGACGCGATGTACGCGCGCGTCAAGGACCTCGTGCGCCTCGACCGCCGTGCCACCCGCATCACCCACGGCGAGGGCAAGGTCACCGTCGAGACCGTCTCCGAAGGCCGCGGCGGCAGCCCCGTGCGGCGCGAGACCTTCACCGCCGACACCGCCATCATCACCGTCCCCTTCTCGGGGCTGCGCCACATCCCCGTCACCCCCGCGCTCTCGTACGGCAAGCGGCGCGCGGTCACCGAGCTGCACTACGACGCCGCCACCAAGGTGCTGCTCGAATTCAGCCGCCGCTGGTGGGAGTTCGACGAGGCGGACTGGAAGCGCGAGCTGGAGACCGTACAGCCCGGGCTGTACCGCAAGTACCAGACCGGGCAGAGCCCGGCGAACGGATCCCTGCTGGGCGCCCACTCCTCCGTACCCGAGGGCCACGTCTCCGAGGGCCAGCGCTCCCACTACGCCGCCAGCCGCGTGGTCACCCGCGATCAGCCCGAGGCAGCCCGCGTCATCGGCGGCGGCTCGGTGACGGACAACCCCAACCGCTTCATGTTCCAGCCCTCCTACCCCGTCGAGGGCAGCGCCGGCGGTGTCGTCCTCGCCTCCTACAGCTGGTCGGACGACGCCCTGAAATGGGACTCCCTGGACGACGAGGAGCGCTACCCGCGCGCCCTCGCAGGAGTCCAGGAGGTGTTCGGGCAGCGCGTCGAGGTGTTCTACACGGGCGTCGGCCGCACCCAGTCCTGGATGCGCGACCCGTACGCGTACGGCGAGGCGTCCGTACTGCTGCCCGGCCAGCACACCGAGCTCTTCCCCCATGTCCGCAAGGCCGAGGGCAACCTGCACTTCGCCGGCTGCCACACCTCCATCAAGCCCGCGTGGATCGAGGGAGCCCTGGAATCCGCGGTGCGGACCGCCCTGGAAGTGCACACGGCGTAG